The genomic segment GCCCGGTCGATGCTCGACACCGTCGCGGGCGAACTCGACCGACCCACGCACTACGACCAGCACCGACTGTGCAAGCTCTGGAACCGCTCTGCGACGAGCATGGACGACTTCGTCGCCGAACTCCGCGAGGCGGGCTACGAGGCGACGCGGGCGCACTACTCGGGGACGGCGTTCAAGACGGACGCGACCATCGCGGAGATGCGCGCGGCGACCACCGACGGCGACGGCTGAGAGGCGACTTCAGCACCTGTCAGCGGCAAGTATCTTCTTGTGCGTCTCCGACGAAGGCGGGACGTGAGCGTTCGGATTCGCAATCAGTTATCCGTGGGTCGGTCGGTGGTCAGTACCATCCAGGAGCGCGAGGTGACGTTCCTGGCGGCGAGCATCTCCTACTACACGCTCGTCTCCCTCGTTCCGCTTCTCACGCTCGCCCTCGTCGTCGCGTCGTTCGTCGGCGGCGACGCGTTCAGGGCGTACGTGCTCGACCTCGCCCAGCAGTACCTCCTGCCGTCGGGGTCGGACCTCGTCAGCGGCGCGCTCGAAGACCCGACGGGACAGGGCGCGCTGTCGGTGGTGAGTCTCGGCGTCACGCTGTGGGGGGCGCTGAAACTGTTCCGCGGCCTCGACATCGCCTTCTCGCGCATCTACGGGTCGGAGGCGAGCGGGCTCGTCGGGCAACTCAGAGACGGCATCGTCGTGCTGGCGTCGCTCGGCGCGGGGACGCTCGGCGTCGCCGCCGCCACCGTCGTCATCGGCCTCGTCGACCTCCCGTTCGCCGAGATTATCTCTCCCGTCCTGCTCCTCGTCCTCCTCGTCGTCGCGTTCTTCCCGTTCTACTATGTCCTGCCCGAAGCCGGCCTCTCTCCGCGGGAGGCGCTCCCGGGGACGCTGTTCGCGGCCGTCGGCTGGGCGATTCTCGGCGTCGTCTTCGGTATCTACACCGCGACGGCGGGCGCGTCCGTCGCGGGCGCTCTCGGGGCGATTCTGCTGCTCGTGACGTGGTTCTACTTCTCGGGCATCCTCGTGCTCACGGGCGCGGTGGTCAACGCCGTCCTCGCTGGGAAAGTGGTGGACGGACCGGGGGACGGCGTCTCGGGAGACCGGCAGGTACAACACAGACGCGCCCGACGAACAGACCGGACGATGAGCGTGGACGACGCACCCGGTAGCGACGACGCGGGCGAGACGGACGTGGAACCCCGCGGCGCGCCCGACATCGAGCAACTCGAAGACCGCGTCGAGGAACTCCGCGCGGACCTCGACGCGTTCGAGTCGGACGTACAGGAGCGCACCGTCGACCGCCCGGACGTGGAGTCGGAACTCAAACGCTACGTGCGCGGTCGGATGCGACAGGGGAAGGCCCGCGGGTGGGGGCCGTACCTCGTCCTCCTCTACGGGACGGCCGTCACCATCGCGGCGTTCTTCCTCATCCAGGACGACCTGCTCGCCGTCGTCGCCATGCTCGTCACGTACCTCTCGACGCTCGGCCTGTACGTCCTCTTCGTCGTCTTCGGCGTCGGACTGGGCGCCCTCGGCGTCCCCGGCCGCCTCGTCGACTGGGTCCGCGACCGGCGGTCCTGACGCGCCGGCCTCGCTTTCACCCGCGTCGCCGTCGGGCGCGACCCACCCGCCGACCCGACCACGCTCGCACGACGCTCCGTTCTCCGGCGGTTATATGTTCCTCCACTCGCCACTCCCGCAGTGATGCAGACGCTCGTCACCGCCCGCGGCGTCGGTGAACTCGCCGTCGCCGACTCGCTCCCGGACGCCGTCGTGTCCCTGTTCGCCGCGCTCACCTACCTCGGCGACCCGTGGCTCTGTCTGCTGGCCGTGAGCGCCGCCTACGTCGTCGGCGACCGACTCGGCATCGCGCGGCCGTCGTCGGCGTTCGTCCTCGCCCTCGGCCTCGGGGCCGTCGGCCTCACCGTCGGCCTGAAGGAACTGTTCGCCCTCCCGCGCCCGCCGGGTGCGGTCGAGTCGGGGTACGGCTTCCCCAGCGGTCACGCCCTCGGCGCGACGGTGTTCTGGGGCGGCGTCGCCCTCCTCGCCGACGCGGGCCGCCGCCGCGTCCGACTGGGTGTCGCCGCCGCCGTCGTCTTCGTCGTCGCCCTCTCCCGCGTCGTCATCGGCGTCCACTACCTCGCGGACGTGGTCGCGGGCGTCGCCGTCGCGACTGCCTTCCTCGCCGTCGTCTTCGCCGCCGGGCCGGGCCTCCGCCGGACCGCCGTCCCCTCTGACCGCGCCGTCGTCGCCTGCTTCCTCGGCGGCGGTGCCCTCACCGCTGCCGCCGCCGTCACGAACCCCATCGAGAGCGAGGTGCTCCTCGGACTCGGGACGGCCGCCGCCGGCGCAGTCGTCTGGTCGCGCCTCGGCGGCGCCCTCGACGGCGACGACGCCTCTCCCCGGTCGCTGGTCGTCGGCGCCGTCGCGGTTCCCCTCCCGTTGGCCGTGATGGTCGCCGTCGTCGAACTGTCGCTCGGGTCCGTCGCTCTCGTCACCGCGGGGGCCGGCGGCGGCGCCGCGTTGCTGTCGCTCCCCGCCGCGGTGTCGTCACTGCTCGATTGAGAACGGGAGACGAAGAGAGAGCGGAGGAGCGACCGACGGCGGCCCGGGGCCGCCTCAGAACTTCTCGAGGTACCGGTCGAGTTCCCACTGCGAGACGTCGATGCGGAACTCGTCGTACTCCTGCGTCTTCGCCTCGACGAACTTCTCGTAGACGTGTTCGCCGAGTGCGTCCTGCACGACTTCGTCCTCCTGCAGGGCGTCGACCGCTTCGCCGAGGTTCGACGGGAGCGTGGTGATGCCGTACTCCTCGCGCTTCTCCTCGTCGAACTCGTAGATGTTCTCGCGGACCGGGTCGGGCGCTTCGAGGTCCTGCTCGACGCCGTCGAGACCCGCGTGGATGAGCGCAGCGAAGGCGAGGTACGGGTTGCAGGACGGGTCGGGGAAGCGAGCCTCGATACGGCTGGCCGCGGGGACGCGCGCCGCCGGCTTCCGGATGAGGGCCGAGCGGTTGCGGTCGGACCACGCGACGTAGACGGGCGCTTCGTAGCCGGGGACCAGACGCTTGTAGGAGTTCACCGTCGGGTTCGTCACGGCCGAGAGCGCCGGGGCGTGTTCGAGGATGCCCGCGAGGAACGAGTGGGCCGTCTCCGAGAGGTTGAACTCGTCGTCCTCGTCGTGGAACGCGTTCTCGCCGTCCTCGGTGAACAGCGACAGGTGCGTGTGCATGCCGGACCCGTTGATGCGCGGGATGGGCTTGGGCATGAACGTCGCGTGCAGGTCGTGTTGCGCGGCGATGGCGCGGACGACGGTGCGGAACGTCCCCACGTTGTCGGCCGTCGTGAGGGCGTCGTCGTACTCGAAGTTGATCTCGTGTTGCCCCTGTGCGACCTCGTGGTGGCTGGCCTCTATCTCGAAGCCCATCCGTTCGAGGCCGTAGATGATGTCACGGCGCACGTCGGAGGCGAGGTCCTTCGGCGCGAGGTCGAAGTAGCCGCCGGCGTCGTTCGTCTTCGTCGTCGCGCGACCCTCCTCGTCCTCCTCGAACAGGAAGAACTCGGGTTCGGGCGCGGCGTTTATCTCGTAGCCCATCTCCTCGGCGCGGGCGATGGCCTGCTTCAGGATGTACCGCGGGTCGCCCTCGAACGGTTCGCCCGTCGTGGTGTTGATCACGTCGCAGATGAGGCGCGCGGACCGGCCGTCGCGCCACGGGAGAATCGCGAACGTCTCGGGGTCGGGCTTGAGGCGCATGTCGGACTCCTGGATGCGCACGAAGCCCTCGATGGAGGACCCGTCGAAGTAGATTCCTTCGGTAAATGCCTTCTCGGCCTGCGTCGCGGGAACGGCGACGTTCTTTACGGTGCCGAGAATGTCGGTGAACTGGAGGCGGAGGAAGTCGACTTCCTTCTCCTCGATTTCGTCGACGACGCGCTGTGCTTCCGCCGAGAGACCGCCATCGGCTACAACGTCAGAGTGAGCGTTTTCGTCCGTCATCTTCCTGGACAGGAGTTTCTGACAACAGCCACCATTAAGATGTTATCGCTTAGTGCAACTCGTGACTGTCTGTGGGAGAACTGGATATTCGTAAAATTCTAATGCCCCGAGTGAGTGGGTCGCTTTGATGACGTACGAAAACCTCGATGCAAAACTCATCAACGCACTCCTCGGCGACGGGCGCGCGAGTCTTCGAAGCCTCGCAGAGGAACTCGACGTGTCGGTCACGACAGTCTCGAACCACCTCCGCGACCTGGAAGACGAAGGCGTCATCGAGGGGTACACCCCGCGTGTGAACTACGACGCCCTCGGCTACGACGTCACCGCCGTCATCCAACTCAAGGTCGAGGGGAGCGCACTTCCCGAGATTACGGACCGACTCCGCGAACAGAAACAGATGATCTCCGTCTACGAGGTGACGGGCGACTACGACATCATCGCCATCGGCAAGTTCACCGACACCGACGGAATGAACGACCAGATAAAGCAACTGCTGACGGACGCGGACATCCGCGAGTCCAACACGAGCGTCGTCCTCAACGCCGTCGTGGAGAACCAGCAGTTCGACCTCGACATCGAAGAGTAGCCGAGCGATACGACTAGTCGGCCGACCCTTCTCTCGGAACACGACCCGCCGAGTGACGACGACGGCGAACGACCGTCGCCCCCCGGCGACGACGTTCCCACAGACGCCCCCCACGGGCGTCGACGTCGTGCCTCCTCAGACGAAGCGATTCGCCACGTCTTCGATGTCTGTTTGACAGTACGGGCACCGGTAACGCGTGTCGAATCCATCCCGCCGAGTCGTCGTCTTCGCCTCCAACTCGTGCATCCCCACGTCTCGACCGCACTCGGTACAGAGTACCTTCGGCATCGTCTGTTGGTACCCCAATCATCCGTGATAAATCACACGGTAGTTGTGAACGTCTCTCAATCTTAGATACTCGACGCTCCGGCCGCGAACGCGCCAGTTCCACCCGTCGCTCGCTTCGCCCACCCGAACGCACGCGAACGTCCGCCTCGTTACTCGAAGTCGTCTTCGAACACGAACGTCCCGTCTCGCTGGACGACTTCGCCGTCAACCTCGACGACGGAGTCCTCCGACATGTCCAGAATCATGTCCACGTGTTCCGCGCTGTCGTTCACCTCGTTCTCCTCGCCCACCGTCTCGGGGTACGCCGACCCGACGGCCATGTGGACGGTGTCGCCCATCTTCTCGTCGAACAGCATGTTGTAGGTGAACTGGTCGATGGCGCGGTTCATCCCGATGCCCAACTCGCCGAGGTAGCGCGCGCCCTCGTCGGTGTCGAACACGCCGTCCAGCACTTCCTCGTTGCGTTCGGCGCTGTAGGACTCGACGCGGCCGTCCTCGAACCGCACGCGGACGTCCGATATCTCCCGGCCCTGCCGGTAGAGGGGCATGTCGAAGTGAACCTCGCCCTCGACGCTGTCGCGCACGGGCGCGGTGAAGACTTCGCCGCCGGGGAGGTTCTTCTCGCCCTTGTCGTTCAGGGTGGTGTTGCCCGCGACGCTCATCGTCACGTCCGTCTCGTCGCCGGCGACGACGCGCACCTCGTCGGCGTCGTCGAGAATCTCGACCATCTGCTGTTGGAACTCGTACTGCTCGTCCCAGTCGAGGTTGACGGCGTCCCAGACGAAGTTCTGGTAGCCGTCGGTGCTCATGCCGGCGAGTTGGGCGTTGCCCGACGTGGGGAACTGCGTGAGACACCACTCCTTCGAGAGGCGTTCCTGCAGGACGGGTTGCATCGCCCGGCGGTAGGCGGCGTTCGTGTCCGGGTCCACGTCTGCCGTCTCCGAGGCGTTCACGTCGCCGCGAACCGCGACGAACACGTCCATCTCCTCGTACATCGCGAGGAGGTGGTCCGGCGTCTCGAACTCGCCGTCGTGGTTCCGGAGGAACGCGCGGGAGGCGCGGGAACTGCTGTTCAGATAGACGGGGTTCGCCCCGCGTTCCGCACACTCCTCGTGGAGGGCGACGACCAACTCCTCCGCCGCGGCGGGAGCGGTGACGACGACGTTGTCACCCTCGTCGATGTCGGTGGAGTGGTCCGCGACGACCTGCGCGTGTTCACGGATACGTGGGTCCATAGGCTACCCTCATCCGTCGGAACCAAACCCCTTTCGCACCGGTCGTCGGTCGTGCACGGCTCGCGCATCTCCAACGAACGAGGTTTCTGAGCCTCGTCCGTATCGTTTCTACCGGTTTGAGAACGACGCCCTCTTTATATCGTCTCTTCCTCCGACTGTCCAGATGTAAGAGGTAGTACGATAATGAGCACTCCCACCACCACCACGACTCGCAGCACCTACGACGAACTCCTCAACTTCGACCTGCAGGGGACCCTCGCCGGGTACTGGCTGGTCGCCCTTCGCCTGATAACCGGCTACTGGTTCCTGCACGCCGGATGGACCAAGTTCGGCTTCGTCTCGGGCGAAGCGTTCGACGCCACCGGCTACCTCCTCCACGGAACCGGCGGCAGCCCCATCCACGGCTTCTTCGCGTGGGCCGCGTCGATGCCGTGGCTGATGTCGTTCACGAACTTCATGATTCCCGCGGGCGAGTTCCTCATCGGACTCGGACTGATCGTCGGCGGTCTCGTCCGACTGGCCTCGTTCTTCGGGGCCGTCCTGATGGTGTTCTTCTACCTGGGGAACGCCGACTGGGCGCACGGACTGGTCAACGGTGACCTGTTCGGACTGGTCCTGTTCGTGACCCTCGCGACGTTCGGCGCGGGCCGCATCCTCGGCCTCGACGCCTACCTCGAGAAACTCGACTTCGCGAAGTCGCGGGCCGCGAAGTTCATCCTCGGTTGAACCGCCCCCGCTCGACTGTTTCCCTTTTCGCCGCTTCCTTCGCCCCGACACGGACCCGCTTCACCGACGCTTCGAGCGTTCGACGGCGGCGGCCGCGACCCGAGCGTCGACGGAGACGAGTCGCTCCGACGGGTCGACGTCTCCGAGAAGGTAGTGGGCGGAGCGGTCTCCATGCGCCCGCGCCCGCGAACGACAGTATGCCTACGACCGATCGCTCGGCCCACCGCACGTCGTGCGGTCGGTCGAGCGAAGACGCGCAGACGCTACTGTGCCGCTTCGAGAGTCGAGCCGGAGTGTGGGGCTCCTTCTCGATCCCCCGTATCTGCCTTGCACTCCATCCATGGGAGGCGTATCGACGTGTCACACACTCCTAATTAAGAATTTCCTTCTCGCTAACCATACCGCGCTCCCGCCGGTCGGGTCGGCACTGGACTCCGCACGGCGACGCGAGTCGACCGACTCGAACACGTAGTCATTGTCTCCCACGATAGTGTAATCGAAAAATGAAGTTCACAAAGTATTTAATGCGCTGAATGATAGTTCGCGGTCCCCCTACCCCACGACGACACATCGGTGAGTAAGCCCTCCCTCTCTCTCCACAACGAGGTGAGTCGGACCAAAGCCTCTGTCGTCACTACCCAACCAAATACATGACAAGCAACACGAAGCAACTCCGCGCAGTGTTCCTCGCGGCGCTGATGGTTCTGTCGGTCTTCGCCGGCACCGTCGCGTTCGCAGGATCTGCTGCTGCCGTCGATTCGGGGACGGTCGACAACTTCGACCCCGACAACCTCGACGAGGGCACGCAGGAGACACACACGTTCAACGTATCGTATGCGAACTACGACGGTGGTGACGGTACCGACACCGTCGACATCAACCTGCCGAGCTCCGTGACCGTCGACTCCTACGACGTCACGGTCTACAACGAGAGTAACAGCTCGAACATCGCGACGGCGTCCGGCTCTTCGCCCGGCACGACGGACCTCTCCGTCGACTTCGGTCAGGCGACGACCGGCTCCAACAACGCGACCATCTGGGTCAACGGCACGGTGACCATCACCGCGCCCTCGGTCGACAAGGACACCGACGCTAACGTCTGGTTCAACGTCTCTGACGCCACCGACGGTATGGTGAACAAGAGCCAGACGGTCACCATCAACGACCTCGGCGCGACGAGCGAGAACCCGCGCTACCTCGAGAGCGTCCACTGGGACAACTTCTCGTCCGACAACAACGCGCAGCTGGAAATCGCGTTCAGTGAGCCCGTCACTGGCGTGAACAACATCCAGTGGTACGTCGACGAGAAGCCGATGGGCACGCTCGGTTCCGCGGACGTCAGCGACAACGGTCGCTACGTCTGGAACCTGAGCGAGGTCTACACCGGTGACGTCGAAGTCAAGATTCCCGCGAGCGTCGAGGACCTGCAGTCCAACGACGTCTCGAACACGGGTAACAAGACGGTCGACGTCGCACCCGTGACGGTCAAGTCCGGTGACGTGAACGCCTACAAGGGCTCCAGCGTCGCCGTGGTCGCGGACGCGCCCGACACCGACATCGAAGTCGAAGCGGGCGACGACGAGGACTTCACCTACTTCCAGTCCGGTAGCACCGGCACGAACAGTCAGGTGTACGTCTTCGGTACGCAGAACCGCGACGTGGGCCAGTACAACGTCAGCGTCGCCGGGACTGCTGACGTCGCAGAGATCAACGTTCGTGACCTCGGTCTGGAAGTCAGCGTCGACGACCTGAACGTCACGAACGAGGACGTCATCGAGGGCACGGTCTCCGCGAACGCGGGCGAGCGTCCCATCGAGGTCGAACTGCTCGACTCCGACGAGGACACGGTCGCCACCATCGGCGCTGACCTCACGGGTCAGGCCGAGTACGACTACGAGTTCAACGCGTCCGAACTCGAACTCGACGAGGACAACTACACGGTGCTGGCGACGGACAACCAGTCCGGCGTCGACGCCGAGTCCTCCTCCATCGTCGTCAGCGACGCCGGTGAGGGCCGCGCCGACATCGGCGGCTCCGGCATCATCACCGACGAGCGCGGTGACGTCGTGAACATCACCATCACGCTGCAGAACACCGACTACGCGACCCTGACGCTCGGGTCCTCGGACGTCGGCTACCGCAGCAACGTGACGGTCGAAGACGAGAACGGTGACGGGCAGGTCAACCTCCTGTTCAACACGTGGGCGGCCACCAACGCCGGCAGCATCGGCAACGACGGTGGTAACGTCTACGACGTCCCCAACCTCGAGGACGACGACGACTCCATCACCAAGGCTAGCATCGAGGAGGGCGTCAACTCGCTCCTCGAATCCGGCGAGTACGACCTCGAAGTCCGCGCCGGTCAGGACTCCGACGACGACTCGCAGGGCGTCGGCACGCTGACGCTCGAAGAGCGCAACACGACCGCCGTCAACACGTGGACCGCACCGTCGGGCTCGACGCTCGAGGACACCGACGACGTCTACGAAGCCGTCGGTAACAACAACCTCACGCAGACCAACACGGTCGCCTACGGCGACCTCGCCGTCCACCAGGTCGAGGCGTCCGGTCTCGAGGGCCTCCTCGAGGCGCAGGGCACCGACGACGTGACGACCGCGTTCTACAACAACAACGGCAGCGAGTACACGCTCACGGTCGAGCAGGTCGACCCCGGTGCGAACCGCGACCCGTACGCGCTGGTCCTGAACGACACGAACTCCGACGTCTTCGCTGACTCGGAGAACGACACGTACTTCGTTGTCTACGACACGGACAGCAAGGACATCGACACGACCGAGCGTAGCATCGAGAACGACCACACGCTCGAAGCCAACTTCACGGTCGAGGAAGACGAGGACAACCTCGCTGACGACCGCCAGACGGTCACCGACGAGTACGACCTCGTCGAAGGTGAGCACATCCTCGACGACCCGTACAACGTCTCCGCCTCCGCGGAACAGACGATAGAGGGCGAGACGACCGTCGCGCCCGGTACGGAACTCAGCCTGCGCGTCCGCTCTAGCGGCGACACGCAGCCGAGCTTCCTGAAGACCGCGACCGTCTACGTCACCGAGAACCGGACGTTCTCGGGCACGTTCGACTTCAGCGAGCAGGAAGTCGGCGACACGTACGAGATCACGGTCCGCAACGGTCCCGCTGACTCCGAAACCGTCGACGGGACGGTTCTCGAGAGCGTCGAGACCGAGACGGAGATGACCGAGACGGACGCGCCGGACACGGCCACGGACGCGCCGGACACGGCCACGGACGCGCCGGACACGGCCACGGACGCGCCTGACACGGCTACCGAAGCGCCCGGTACGGACACCGAAGCGCCCGGTACCGACACGGGCACCTCCACCGGCACGCCCGGCTTCGGTGTCGTCGTCGCCGTGACGGCGCTGCTGGCCGCCGCGCTCCTCGCCGTCCGCCGCGACTAACGTCTGAACCACCGGCTCACGCCGGTCTCCACACTTCACCTTTCTTTCGACGCCACGACCCGAGAGCGGCGGCGCTGCCGCTTCCCGACGAGTCGAAAAGAATGACTGCGGCGTCGACCGGTCTCAGTCGTTCATGTGCGCCTGCTCGAACGGGTACGGCGGCAGGCGGAGTTCGTCGAGTCCGGGCAGGTGCTTGACGTTGAAGATGACCTTGATGTCGTCCGAGACGGGACCGCCCATGCAGGACAGGCGGATGTCCTGGTCGAGCATCGTCGAGGGGAGGATGTGGTCACCGGGCGTGTCCATCTCGCCCTCGACGACGGCGACGGCGCAGTTGGCGCACGCTCCACCGCGGCAGGCGTATGGCCACGCGAAGCCGCGGTTCTCGGCGGCTTCGAGGAGCGTCTCGTTCGGGTGCGCGAGGAACACGCCGAAGTCCTCGTGTGCGAGGTCGGCCTCGGCGGCCTTCTCGAACAGGTCCTCGTCGCCGAGGTCCCAGCCGTGGTCGTCCAGCACTTCGTAGTTCAGATACTCGACCCGCGACCCCTCCTCCTCTTCTTCTTCGTCCGCCTCGGGTTCCGAGTCGGCGTCCTCGGCGACGCGCGTCGACTCCGGCGCGTTCGCTGCGACTTCGCCGTTGGTGGACTCGGGCGAGTAGCCCGCTTTTATCTGCTCGTACGCCGTCCGAACGCGGTTGAACTCGGCGGCCGACCCGCCCTGGTCGGGGTGGACTTCGATGACCCGGCGCCTGTAGGCGCGGTCCACCTCCGCGTCGTCCGCGTCCGGTTCGACCCCGAGAATCTCGAACGGAGAATCCACGGCGAGCGCTAGGGAGTCGGAACGTAAATCTGCTCCCCTCTCGGTAACTCGTTCGAGGGGCGATACGCCCGAACGACCCGATTCGTCTGACGAACGTCTGACGTGCGTGCGCCGCTGCGGTCACGTGGTTCTCAGAATCGGGAATTACTGGATTAACTATAACTGTTTGCGTTGTAGATACGCCAACAGTAGCCGAGGTTCACACGTGTCACGAGAACCACCCTCCGGGGACGACTCCGGACTCGAAACCGTCGGCGACCAGAGCGGGGAGCGGTCCGAACAGCAGCAAGCCGAGGAGTCTGCGACCGGAACCGGCGCGTCCGAGGAACCCGTCGGCATCGTCGCCGACGACGAGGAGTCCGTCGAACCGACG from the Halogeometricum rufum genome contains:
- the fer gene encoding ferredoxin Fer produces the protein MDSPFEILGVEPDADDAEVDRAYRRRVIEVHPDQGGSAAEFNRVRTAYEQIKAGYSPESTNGEVAANAPESTRVAEDADSEPEADEEEEEEGSRVEYLNYEVLDDHGWDLGDEDLFEKAAEADLAHEDFGVFLAHPNETLLEAAENRGFAWPYACRGGACANCAVAVVEGEMDTPGDHILPSTMLDQDIRLSCMGGPVSDDIKVIFNVKHLPGLDELRLPPYPFEQAHMND
- a CDS encoding BGTF surface domain-containing protein — translated: MTSNTKQLRAVFLAALMVLSVFAGTVAFAGSAAAVDSGTVDNFDPDNLDEGTQETHTFNVSYANYDGGDGTDTVDINLPSSVTVDSYDVTVYNESNSSNIATASGSSPGTTDLSVDFGQATTGSNNATIWVNGTVTITAPSVDKDTDANVWFNVSDATDGMVNKSQTVTINDLGATSENPRYLESVHWDNFSSDNNAQLEIAFSEPVTGVNNIQWYVDEKPMGTLGSADVSDNGRYVWNLSEVYTGDVEVKIPASVEDLQSNDVSNTGNKTVDVAPVTVKSGDVNAYKGSSVAVVADAPDTDIEVEAGDDEDFTYFQSGSTGTNSQVYVFGTQNRDVGQYNVSVAGTADVAEINVRDLGLEVSVDDLNVTNEDVIEGTVSANAGERPIEVELLDSDEDTVATIGADLTGQAEYDYEFNASELELDEDNYTVLATDNQSGVDAESSSIVVSDAGEGRADIGGSGIITDERGDVVNITITLQNTDYATLTLGSSDVGYRSNVTVEDENGDGQVNLLFNTWAATNAGSIGNDGGNVYDVPNLEDDDDSITKASIEEGVNSLLESGEYDLEVRAGQDSDDDSQGVGTLTLEERNTTAVNTWTAPSGSTLEDTDDVYEAVGNNNLTQTNTVAYGDLAVHQVEASGLEGLLEAQGTDDVTTAFYNNNGSEYTLTVEQVDPGANRDPYALVLNDTNSDVFADSENDTYFVVYDTDSKDIDTTERSIENDHTLEANFTVEEDEDNLADDRQTVTDEYDLVEGEHILDDPYNVSASAEQTIEGETTVAPGTELSLRVRSSGDTQPSFLKTATVYVTENRTFSGTFDFSEQEVGDTYEITVRNGPADSETVDGTVLESVETETEMTETDAPDTATDAPDTATDAPDTATDAPDTATEAPGTDTEAPGTDTGTSTGTPGFGVVVAVTALLAAALLAVRRD
- a CDS encoding DoxX family protein, with the translated sequence MSTPTTTTTRSTYDELLNFDLQGTLAGYWLVALRLITGYWFLHAGWTKFGFVSGEAFDATGYLLHGTGGSPIHGFFAWAASMPWLMSFTNFMIPAGEFLIGLGLIVGGLVRLASFFGAVLMVFFYLGNADWAHGLVNGDLFGLVLFVTLATFGAGRILGLDAYLEKLDFAKSRAAKFILG
- a CDS encoding YihY/virulence factor BrkB family protein encodes the protein MSVRIRNQLSVGRSVVSTIQEREVTFLAASISYYTLVSLVPLLTLALVVASFVGGDAFRAYVLDLAQQYLLPSGSDLVSGALEDPTGQGALSVVSLGVTLWGALKLFRGLDIAFSRIYGSEASGLVGQLRDGIVVLASLGAGTLGVAAATVVIGLVDLPFAEIISPVLLLVLLVVAFFPFYYVLPEAGLSPREALPGTLFAAVGWAILGVVFGIYTATAGASVAGALGAILLLVTWFYFSGILVLTGAVVNAVLAGKVVDGPGDGVSGDRQVQHRRARRTDRTMSVDDAPGSDDAGETDVEPRGAPDIEQLEDRVEELRADLDAFESDVQERTVDRPDVESELKRYVRGRMRQGKARGWGPYLVLLYGTAVTIAAFFLIQDDLLAVVAMLVTYLSTLGLYVLFVVFGVGLGALGVPGRLVDWVRDRRS
- the glnA gene encoding type I glutamate--ammonia ligase; the encoded protein is MTDENAHSDVVADGGLSAEAQRVVDEIEEKEVDFLRLQFTDILGTVKNVAVPATQAEKAFTEGIYFDGSSIEGFVRIQESDMRLKPDPETFAILPWRDGRSARLICDVINTTTGEPFEGDPRYILKQAIARAEEMGYEINAAPEPEFFLFEEDEEGRATTKTNDAGGYFDLAPKDLASDVRRDIIYGLERMGFEIEASHHEVAQGQHEINFEYDDALTTADNVGTFRTVVRAIAAQHDLHATFMPKPIPRINGSGMHTHLSLFTEDGENAFHDEDDEFNLSETAHSFLAGILEHAPALSAVTNPTVNSYKRLVPGYEAPVYVAWSDRNRSALIRKPAARVPAASRIEARFPDPSCNPYLAFAALIHAGLDGVEQDLEAPDPVRENIYEFDEEKREEYGITTLPSNLGEAVDALQEDEVVQDALGEHVYEKFVEAKTQEYDEFRIDVSQWELDRYLEKF
- the lrp gene encoding HTH-type transcriptional regulator Lrp produces the protein MTYENLDAKLINALLGDGRASLRSLAEELDVSVTTVSNHLRDLEDEGVIEGYTPRVNYDALGYDVTAVIQLKVEGSALPEITDRLREQKQMISVYEVTGDYDIIAIGKFTDTDGMNDQIKQLLTDADIRESNTSVVLNAVVENQQFDLDIEE
- a CDS encoding phosphatase PAP2 family protein; this translates as MQTLVTARGVGELAVADSLPDAVVSLFAALTYLGDPWLCLLAVSAAYVVGDRLGIARPSSAFVLALGLGAVGLTVGLKELFALPRPPGAVESGYGFPSGHALGATVFWGGVALLADAGRRRVRLGVAAAVVFVVALSRVVIGVHYLADVVAGVAVATAFLAVVFAAGPGLRRTAVPSDRAVVACFLGGGALTAAAAVTNPIESEVLLGLGTAAAGAVVWSRLGGALDGDDASPRSLVVGAVAVPLPLAVMVAVVELSLGSVALVTAGAGGGAALLSLPAAVSSLLD
- a CDS encoding aminopeptidase; its protein translation is MDPRIREHAQVVADHSTDIDEGDNVVVTAPAAAEELVVALHEECAERGANPVYLNSSSRASRAFLRNHDGEFETPDHLLAMYEEMDVFVAVRGDVNASETADVDPDTNAAYRRAMQPVLQERLSKEWCLTQFPTSGNAQLAGMSTDGYQNFVWDAVNLDWDEQYEFQQQMVEILDDADEVRVVAGDETDVTMSVAGNTTLNDKGEKNLPGGEVFTAPVRDSVEGEVHFDMPLYRQGREISDVRVRFEDGRVESYSAERNEEVLDGVFDTDEGARYLGELGIGMNRAIDQFTYNMLFDEKMGDTVHMAVGSAYPETVGEENEVNDSAEHVDMILDMSEDSVVEVDGEVVQRDGTFVFEDDFE